A region from the Enterobacter roggenkampii genome encodes:
- the thiL gene encoding thiamine-phosphate kinase → MACGEFSLIARYFDRVRTSRLDVETGIGDDCALLNIPEKQTLAISTDTLVCGRHFLPDIDPADLAYKALAVNVSDLAAMGADPAWLTLALTLPEVDEAWLEAFSDALFEQLNYYDMQLIGGDTTAGPLSMTLAIHGYVPLGRALKRSGAKPGDWIYVTGTPGDSAAGLAILQDRLTVKNADDAAYLVKRHLRPTPRILHGQALRERASSAIDLSDGLISDLGHILKASGVGARVDLDLFPLSEELLRHVEPEQALRWALSGGEDYELCFTVPELNRGTLDVALAHLGAKFTCIGQIMPESEGLKFVKDGAPVTLDWKGYDHFA, encoded by the coding sequence ATGGCATGCGGCGAATTCTCCCTGATTGCCCGTTATTTCGACCGTGTCAGAACCTCTCGTCTTGATGTTGAAACCGGCATCGGCGATGACTGTGCACTTCTCAATATTCCCGAAAAACAGACGCTGGCAATCAGCACCGACACCTTAGTGTGCGGACGTCATTTTTTACCGGATATCGATCCTGCCGATCTGGCGTATAAGGCACTGGCGGTTAACGTCAGCGATCTGGCGGCGATGGGGGCCGATCCCGCGTGGTTAACCCTGGCGCTGACGCTGCCTGAGGTAGACGAAGCCTGGCTTGAAGCTTTCAGCGATGCGCTGTTTGAGCAGCTTAACTACTACGATATGCAGCTGATTGGCGGTGATACCACTGCCGGGCCGCTGTCGATGACGCTGGCGATCCATGGCTATGTACCGCTTGGTCGCGCGCTGAAGCGTTCGGGTGCAAAACCCGGTGACTGGATCTACGTGACCGGTACACCGGGCGACAGCGCCGCGGGCCTGGCGATTCTTCAGGATCGCTTAACCGTGAAGAACGCTGACGATGCGGCGTATCTGGTGAAACGCCATCTGCGCCCGACGCCGCGTATTCTGCACGGTCAGGCGCTGCGCGAGCGGGCAAGCTCGGCTATCGATCTCTCTGACGGGCTGATCTCAGATCTTGGCCATATTCTGAAGGCGAGCGGTGTCGGCGCGCGCGTTGACCTGGATCTGTTCCCGCTGTCAGAGGAACTGCTTCGTCATGTCGAACCTGAGCAGGCGCTGCGCTGGGCGCTGTCCGGTGGTGAAGATTATGAACTGTGCTTTACCGTTCCGGAGCTGAACCGTGGAACGCTCGACGTGGCGTTAGCGCATCTTGGCGCGAAATTCACCTGTATCGGGCAGATCATGCCGGAGAGTGAAGGGCTGAAGTTTGTGAAAGACGGTGCGCCGGTTACGCTGGACTGGAAAGGGTACGATCACTTCGCGTGA